DNA sequence from the Brienomyrus brachyistius isolate T26 chromosome 18, BBRACH_0.4, whole genome shotgun sequence genome:
TGCATCCAAATGTCTGTGAACGCTTGCGAAACTGTGTTTTTGAAAGGCTAAAGTTACAACTAGGAGATCAACAGATTAATGTCATATGGATATCGGATGGAGATAAAGGGCAcacattacggaaaaaatgactCCCCGTGAAATTAAACACAGAAACCATACTTtttcactataacagcagaaaaCAAATGTAAACAAATGCAAGGCGCACATTAGGCCATGAataataggataaaatatggcAATGATAAAATATATGTGTGTAAAACAAAGGTGGAGTTTGAAGTGAACGAACCACAGGTTATGCAAAAGGAATTTTTCATGAATAAGACttgtcttgtgtttgttttaatgcGTCCCTTTAGGTTATTAATAATACCGTGTGAATTTGCAACAAAAACTGCGACCTGGCTAGAAAACTCGCGTCTTCATTTCCTTTTGCAAATATTGtacaaaatgaattaaaatCTGTTGGAAATTTGTGTTCGTCTCCCTCTGATAGAAATCTGATACGTATCTAACCTTATAATGCTTTTTGTTTGTCTTGTAAATGTCCCCATTGTGGgttaatgtgtttttctttcggCAAAATAGCATAATTGATTAAATGTAATACAAGATGTCGATTGTATAGGGCTGGAGAAACACAATACTGTATAGTAATACACTTTGGATTTCTGGTAATGATGTGCAATAGAGCAAATTGAGCCAAGGTGATTGACTGTACAGTGTATCTGTCAGTTTTAAAGGTTTTGAAAATGTACTTTATGTTTGGTTCCGCTGATATCTCGTTAGACAAAGGCTATGAAAACCTCTTAGGACAGAGTTCTGACGTAGCAGCTGGAAACCTTGGGTTTGTGTGTTTCGGCCTTATCTCACAGTATGAATATCTCAGCTGAAGCCATAACCTCCATTCCAGTGACTGGGGGTCTCTAACCCTAATGTGTCTCTATGAGTCTTTGTGAGTGCTTCCTTTGCTTATTTGCTTGCccactggatgctgactgaggtATTGGGGTATTGCTTGCTCTCCCTGGCCTtcagtatggaagattataagcacaaaaattcaaatggcaattcattttgcaattgtcaattcaatattcaaccagagcatgcatttgtcatttcaatatttaatctgtgcatgtaatttgaaaatacattttgcaatcggcaattcaatgtgcaaagtgcttatgcaatccttaattcatttcataatgttttgaataaaaaatagaatgacaattcactgaattgcatttcgttttgccatgggctttttgcctctttattcaaatggcaattcatttggcaattgtcaattcaatattcaatcagagcatgcatttgtcatttcaatatttaatctgtgcatgtaatttgaaaatacattttgcaatcggcaattcaatgtgcaaagtgcttatgcaatccttaattcatttcataatgttttgaataaaaaatagaatgacaattcactgaattgcatttcgttttgccatgggctttttgcctctttattcaaatggcaatggcgtccccgggaattgcattgcatgttggggagaaaactcaatttgcaattcccaactgtcagatcgctcatcaaggtggaccttcattaacgacgtcacttccttgtttagggcctcgctaccattgatttgttcgtttagttagaatgagtaatggcggctGAAGAGCTTGCagcaaatatttctgccttagcagatgacatggaaattaatcgggtatcagcagtagatgcgtttgataggttgtttgtgttgtcacagagggtaaccaactgcgtgacttgatgtaacgcctgagctacattagtttgcacccttctcgtatcaagtccagttaagattgtaagttcctctaccctctgtgacaacacaaacaacctatcaaacgcatctactgctgatacccgattaatttccatgtcatctgctaagacagaaatatttactgcaagctcttctgccgccattactcattctaactttttttttttttacgttttaaagaactttatttagagcaaaacaattacaaactcaaacaaacagttacttataaaagtctacataacaatatatcacacctcctgtggtaaaagcatgttattgcaatgatataatcagcatgttacaatcaaataaggaaaagtgcaactagttataattattacaaataataaaaataataaataataataaaaaatttaaaaaaaataataaagaagataaagggggtttactcattctaactaaacgaacaaatccgttgaatggtagcgaggccctaaacaaggaagtgacgtcgttaatgaaggtccaccttgatgagcggtctgacagttgggaattgcaaattgagttttctccccaacatgcaatgcaattcccggggacgccattgccatttgaataaagaggcaaaaagcccatggcaaaacgaaatgcaattcagtgaattgtcattctattttttattcaaaacattatgaaatgaattaaggattgcataagcactttgcacattgaattgccgattgcaaaatgtattttcaaattacatgcacagattaaatattgaaatgacaaatgcatgctctgattgaatattgaattgacaattgccaaatgaattgccatttgaataaagaggcaaaaagcccatggcaaaacgaaatgcaattcagtgaattgtcattctattttttattcaaaacattatgaaatgaattaaggattgcataagcactttgcacattgaattgccgattgcaaaatgtattttcaaattacatgcacagattaaatattgaaatgacaaatgcatgctctggttgaatattgaattgacaattgcaaaatgaattgccatttgaatttttgtgcttataatcttccatacttcaGAGCCTGATTTATGGTTTTGATGGGAAAAATGCACACGCAACCTTGAAGGTGTGTTGGACAAATGTTAGATCATTtcaacaatactgataaagaAATGTGGTAAAATCAAAAAGTAACACTGCTAATTTACattgttaatatactaataatcATTCTATTTTCTTGTGAGGAAAACGTACTACACTTTCGCATTTATCCCTACATTAAACCTAAAAATTATGCATCAAATTAAGTCCAAGTGATTAGGttagtgtttcccagtctggtcctctgggacccacagatggtccaggtttttgctgccTGGCTgacagaccacatttttgctcccgagTTTGGGGCGGGTCTCCGATgatcgggttgggaaacactggcttagGGTATTATCTCAGAATCTTACAGTTTATATGGACAGCTGGTGTGGTTTGGCCATAGCGGTTGAGGTACATGGTACCATCATGCCACTCTCCAAAGAGCTGTTTTTTATGGTGGTTTCAGACCACTGACAATCCTGACAAGATAAGTCATCCCACCAAATTCAGCTAGAGAGCAGAGGAAGCTAGGAAGAACCCCAGGGTCTCGTCAAGGGATCTGCAGTCAACTCTTGTCAGAGCCCATGTGAAAATGCAGAAGTCAGATTTGGCCTTAAGGGACGGCGGTGAGGAAGAAGCCTCGGCTTTCAACAAAGAACGATAACACAAGGCTGAAGTTTGCCATTAGACGCCAACATAAGTGGCAACAGTTCTGGAACAGTGTGCCCTGGACAGATGAGTCAAAGGTGGAGACATTTTGGCACAACTGCAGATGTTATGCtgggtggggaaaaaaaaataacgttTGAGAATAAACCTCAGAGCAGCTGTGAAGCTTGGCGGTGGGATTTTTTTGGTTTGGGGCGGCTTTGCTGTCTCTGGGCCTGGCCAACATGTCTTCGTAATGTCTACGGCGAACACCACATCATACCAGCGAGGCCGTCTATCACAAAGCCGATCCTTAAGCGGGTATTTCAGCATAACAATGGCCTTAAATATACAAGCAAACCTACAATGGCTCAGAAGGAAAAAATGGTGGGTTATTTGCAGAATGGCCAAATCGTTCCAGATCCCAATTCAGACGAAATGTTGTGGGAGGATTTGAACATGCGCTGGTGTCTAAATAGCCCGTagtgtgtgcctgtatgtgtgaGCATGTGCAGTGGAATTGGCTGAAGTCCTTTCCAAGGTGACCTCTGCCTTGTGAACCATATTTTCTGGCATTAGgtccccagctctctgcaacCCCACATTAGTTACTTGAAATGGAAAGTGCGACAGATGTGTTTTCCAGCAGAAACATAAAGCAATGTAGTCTCTTTGCATTAGAAAAAGTTTGCTATAAGGGGCACGATTTCAGCACAGAGAGTGTGTCCCTTCCCATGATTCTCTGTGCCTTGCTGCATTGACAGCATCTAGTGACATCATGACGGATCCTGGAACGGACATTTCCTCCTCGGAGCCGGCGGCAGGGGAAGACCCCCTCTCCAAGAGCTTCTACATCTTTCTTCTTTCGCTCATCGTCGGTTTTCTTGTCTGCTGGCTTGTCATCCGCAAGAAGAAGGACGTAATGGTGACGAAGAGTGTCCCCATACAGTGAGTGTTGCTATTGTCCATCAGCTATGTCATGAACCCTTAAATGTCATCACTGTCAGATTTAATGTCTGCTCCTCGATCAGACGTTCAGCCACTCTACCATGCAAGTGTATCTTGACTTTAGTGTCACGTTTCCTTTTATACATTTACTTTTCGTAAATGTAGTTGGGCGTCATTCTTATATTTTGATATTGCTGCACAATTCATAGTGTCCCACACACATTGTACATTAATTGTATTTACTGCCCCTCATAACATTTGAGACACCTCagagaaaaaacacacagaccaaAAGTATACTAATAGTACGAATTAAGGAATATATATCGCATAAAAGAAAAGGTAATTTACATATATGTCGCCTTTTGGCGTTATATATTTTGCGATATATTTTGAATGAATCTGGATTTATGTAACTAGAGAGCCGCCCATTCAGTTGTTCATTAACATTTtcttattgtaaaaaaaaaacttgtgtaGCAGTTTGCAGCTGTCCTGAGTTTGTAGTCTTTAAGAGGAATGAGAGAGTTTAGTTCGACTCTGTGGGGTATTTTCTGCTGCATATGAAGCTGGTAAAACATGCATGTGAATTCAGAACGTTACGGGTGGTGGGTGCAATACCCTTTGAGGGGCGAGGTTTATTTGGAagcgggggatgggggggtatAGAAATGGCTGGTGGTGGTGAAGGGGctccttttgggggggggggggagcagctcTTTTAAACAGGCTCAGATCCTTAGGCATGGATGGGGTCAGTCAGGAGGCAACTGGTTCTTCAGCATGGGCGTCCTCCAAGTAGACTATTCTCACACGGAGACACCATGAACAGTGGATTTGCCCTCCCCTGCTAACCGTTTACCCCATTACCGTTGGCCTGCATGGTGCtgatcgccccctgctggtgactgGTGGATCCTTGCATCACATATGTAAACAATGTGGAATAAAAACaagtttgtttattttagccACTTCCAATAAGAAATTTACTAtagaaatgaaacaaaaataaaagaacgGGTTTTATATGCGTACCATCtgacaggaagctgggaggaagcaaaaatgtaggCCATCTGGAGGTCCCTGGAGACCAGAACTTATCAATAGTATATAGGTCGCTATATATTAGAGGTGAACTTCAGATCATATGTTTCATAAGAGAACCTAAAGATACCAGACATTATTGGAATGATCAGGACCGTTACTTAATGTGTGGTGATGTTTTCGTCGCGTTCAAGTGTCTGAGTGAGCTTTCAATTGCCCATTGTGTCCAAATCGATGGATATATTGCTGTCCTTTGATCTGTGAGAGGAAGTGGCCTAACAGGCAGGTGGGACGTCGGGGTAGCTGAAGCACAGTTCTGTCGAACAATTTCCTCCTCGGTTTATCAGGATTTTCGAAGGCGCGGCGCTGTTTCGCAAACGATAACCTTAATGTGACAGATCAGGTTACCATAGCGATACCCTCTCTGTCTTCAGGGGCTGCATGGTTTGtgtcaaaaacaaagaaaacattgtagctaTTATAAATGGTTGCCAGGGTAACTGGATTGCAGTGTACacttctttttttcttcttctctttCCTTTATTCCCTGCAGGCTGGAAAGGAAAATGGGAGGGGAGGAAATGCCGGATGCACTACAGTGTGTGTGCATTTATATTTGTGAGCATTTACACGTGGGAGGCTGGCGTGTCTGTGCACGCACACTTGTGCGCATGAGTGTGGCAGCTGCAGGGCCTTGTGGGAGATTTCGGAGGCTTGTTTATTTCCCATCACTTCGCCTGTCCCTTTCCAGATGTTGGGCTTGCTCCTGAGTGGTGCTTATGACGCAGGAGGAGGAGGCCGGAACGCCAGCCCGCGGGACACGGAATTAGCGCACTAACTGACCTCGCTCTGCTGCTGAGCGGCTGACAGGAGAGCAGTAGGGGGGTCTGGTTAAGCAGGAGACCTGTTTGCAAGCTATGGAGTATGAAGAATCCGAGTCGGCGCCTCATTATTTTTCGAAacttttcttgttttgttttgttttgttttgctgaaTCCTCTGATTATTACTCCATGTTTTGACTTCATCGGTCAGGGAGATCAAATTGTCTCTTCCCTTCCTTGGAATATATGGCCTGAGTGCTTGATAAACATGGGATGCACGTACTCTGTGTCCAGGGAAAGGCAGGCTCTTGCGGACAGGTCAGTCAGTCCTGACTGGGTGATTTGCTCAGGACTTCTGGGTGGCATAAAtttataagcggaataattttTAACTATCTGAATTATTACGTGATAAAATGGGTTCTGTAAGACTTACCATTTCAGGAGAACACAGAACGGTGTCTGGTCTGCACATAAGCAGCTAAAGCACATTTTCTTAAAGATTTGAGGTGTTTGTTGCAGGAATTTCTGAGTTGTGGTTGTTGTTAGTAGAATGTGTTGGTTTGTGAACTTTTCAAGACCGCACACTTTGCTCTACCAAAGCTCTCAGTAACATGCTGAACTGCAGATTGGAGAATCTTGAAGTGAACAAACGTATAGATCGCTAATACTAAGTCTTTATTGTCTGGAAAAATATgtcagaaacaaaaaaatatacgaTTATTCATTTAATAGCTGAGGCTTGTGATTTAATGAAGTTGGCTACATGAAATGACTGATTTTTGGAAATGCCATTAACTACAGATGGTACCCCTGTGATGTAAAAAGAAAGTCATATTTAAAATTTGCTGGATTTTTGGAAATATAGCCAGACTCATGCAGACAGTGACGCGAAATGCTGCTATTTCATTCTTCGTGCGGATTGTTGCGTGTGAGATCATCACCCAGGGCTTAAGAAGCTGGCTGTTCCAACAGTCTCTGCTAACAGGCCTTTTTCAGAAACTGCATCACCTTATGCCGTGTTGCTCATTCATCATTATTACGTAAAATCCTCATTTTATGTCATGTTTCGAGAGTGAAGGTGCCTCCTTGGTGAGATACAAGAATAAAGGAAAGTAACTCTTTGACCATGCTGTAACTTAGGGGAACAGATCAGGTTAACGTCCAGTTCCCTCCGTCAATTCAAGGGGAAGCGTGAGGGTCCTGCCACTGATCTCCCAGACAgtgcgtgcatgtgtctgtCCATCTGTGAGCTCATCTATATATTACATGGTGGGAACTAAATGTCGCCACACTGAGATGATAACCTGTTACTTTTTCCTCTTGGGGACATCTTTTCAGTTCCCATAAAAGGAAACAcaatttataaaaatctgtgactgcaatcaaacgaCTAAAAATGATGGAAGTCTTTCTTTGGTTACttggggttaaggttagagctgggtagggtTAAACGTTCACTGGTAAGTTCATGATACCCACAGAAAAATAGGTtaatctttttttcttctttgtagGACGCCCACTTCTGTACATGAAACAAGTTTTAttgagaaaatgaaaaaaaccgTGAGTTTCTCTTTCCTGataacattattttaaaatcattttcttGTTTCTGAATAGCCCTGCCAGCTGCACGTTTACACTGTTTAAGATGTAGGGTATTACAGCTGTCCTTTATTTAACGATGCCGTTTCAGTTTTTCACATGTTTGTTTACTCCATAAATTCATttgatacatattttttttcgtTCCCCAGATAAGTCGGCCTAACGAAGTGGCGTAATTTACATATACATGTGTACAGAGACGGCACAGCGGACATTTTTGCTCGCTGCTGTGATGCATTTGATCGTTTGAAGTCCAGACGGTTCTTGTTTCTGCAGAACAAAAGCATTGTGGTCTTCTACGGTTCCCAAACGGGCACGGCGGAGGAGTTCGCCAACCGCCTGTCCAAGGATGCCCAGCGTTACGGCATGAAAGGAATGGCAGCCGACCCTGAGGAATACGATATGGTAATTTAGCCGGGCCTTTATTCCCCGAATACAGCTGTTCCCCAGCTGAATAGCTTTAAGTCAGATTTGGAAATCCTGTGACATCTTGTGTTGAGACTCACACCATGGTCTTCCACACCAGGAGCCTGTGTCATGAAgcgggatttcttgcttagccggataccTTGTCAGACTTAAGGTAGCCCGGTTTAAATGCACTTCTTCATGCACTAACATTCAGCCaaaactaccttaaatctgacaagttctgGGTTTATGGTACAGGATCCAGAAGTGACCAAAAAAAAGAGTTTCACCTATAGGCTGAGGAGTTTAAAACCCTGTGTTTATTTCTGAAGGTTGACGACTCATTCTTGCTCTAGTATAGATTAAGATCGGAACAATAAGCCCATTAGGAATCTTAAATCAGTCTCAGTCTTGATTGCTAAATGATTTTAATTGATTGACAAGCAGTTAATGGCGTCCTTCCTAATTTTTAACAACGTGTGTCAATAAGCTGCATTCCATCCTCAGTCTGAACTGCGCCGCCTGACGGAGATAGAAGATTCTCTTGTCATCTTTTGCATGGCCACTTACGGTGAAGGGGAGCCGACTGATAACGCTCAAGACTTCTCCGTTTGGCTTCAGGAGACCAGTGTCAGTCTTGAAGGCGTCAACTTTGCCGTAAGTGGACTTCACCTTTCTCCACACGTTTCCTTCCTTGAAGAACCAGCAGACCTAGAATTTGGTTTCCCGGAGAAACGGCGAATGATCACCGATGACAAATGAAAGGGTAGCATTTGCTGAGCCAGGATTCGTCTTCAGGACTGGGGAGGACGTCCAGAGGCACATCATATGACGAGCAGATTGGGGAAAGCCACCTTAGCGGTTAATCTTTAGGGCCCTTGGAGGTCAACCTTGTCCAGCATCTTCAGGTTCAGTAAAACAGAGGCAGGGCCATCACAAGCCAGAGGTGGTCTTACTGACTGCATTATTATTCAGGCTGTAGAACATGCCACCCCACCACATCAAACCTAAATGGAGCAGAGTCCTGCGGGCACTAGAGGCCCGTGGAGCTCAGCATGTGGTGTCAGCTGGGCTTGTGGGTGGAGCTTCCAGGAACTCGCTTCTGCTTGTTCTCCCAGCATCTTTACTGTGAGACAGGGACGGTAATGAGTGCCTTTGATATCCATACAAGAAAGCATGTGCTGCCTGTGTCATGTCCCTGTGTGTTCTTGCCCTAGGTCTCGGCCATCGTCTATTCTTATTTCCCTGATGTGTTTACAGCATCAGAGCTGGTCTTTCATTAGCTTAACTtttgcagaaaaatatatttcatgttacatttcgaTGGTTGCAGCAGCCCCTTGTACCCATGTGTTTACTGTCGCGAAGAATTCCTTGCGCTGATTTTATTTAGTTACCAGCTTGCGATGCAAGCGCCCATTTAAAGTCAGCTGGGATGGTAAAAAGCAGACGTCCACACATGCGGTGACATCTTAAAGCCCCAGCTGTCTGCTTCGAGGAAGAGCAGGACTCAATAGACTGACATGTGTAGTATTACAGAGATGAGTAGAAACGCAACGTCCTCTGCAGAGGACAAAAATGAACCGCCGGATCTCAGGAAGATTTACAGAGCACTCATGTCATTTGCATGGTTAGGCATTATTTATCATatgacttttaaaaataaaaatagcattAAGTATAGCGATAATTATGAGCTACATGCATACAGGCACTTAAGACCCAACTACAGAGAATTTTCCGTAATAATAAACATTAGAGAAGACCATGGCTGTCTGTACTCATTTCATGTTGCATGTTGTAACCGACACACATACTTTCCCCTCTAAGAAGGCTTTGAAATGGTTCCTGTGACTGTACCCGAGCTCGTCTTATTTCTGTTCGTTCGGggtgtttttgtatttgtgcCTGTGTTAGCTTAGCAGGGAATGTAACTTCTGACTGGAAGCAATTAACTTTGGGTGCTTTGAAATTCAGCTCCATGCTAATGATAAAACAGAAACCCGTTTACGGTGAATAACGATGGGAGTTGCTCTGTTAGAGATCCTTTGTACGGCCATTCTGTCCTGTAGTTTGATGCTGACTCATCATAATCAGTGAAATGTCTCTTTTTTTGCTGGCGGGGGTATGGGGCTCTCTGCAGGTGTTTGCACTGGGGAATAAAACGTACGAACACTACAACGCCATGGGGAAGTTCGTTGACAGACGACTGGCTGAACTGGGAGCCCGTAGGATCTTTGACCTGGGCTTGGGAGACGACGACGCCAAGTAAGTGTGAGGCATGGGGGGGTCAGGAAAAAGCAGCGCAACGTGAAccgacgccccctgctggtgcagGTGCTGTGTGGCCCAAATGTTGGCCAAATGGGTTTGCAATTATAACCCATTCTGTTGTTCACTGGGGCACTACTTTCTGTGCGGCTTCTTTTGATATAAAAATGTGTACTATAAATGATAACGATAGCTTGTCAGTGGTCTATCTGTCAATAGAAATATTGCCTGTGAATGCCTGTTGTGATCCATCCCTATAACAGACACATTTGAGACCTTTCCTGCCAGGTGTGTGACACCACGTACAGGAAAATGGGTGCAGACTGTCTCACTCGGGGAGAGTTTTATATTTGCCAAAATGTATTGTCTGCCTCTATTtattagtgttttttttaatgccttTGGGTTATTTGGCTTGATATCTTGAGGGTTACTTCTGATGTCTCCCGCTGTCACCCTATCAGTATGGAAGAGGACTTTGTCTCATGGCGGGAGCAGTTCTGGCCCGCAGTGTGCGAGCACTTTGGTGTGGAGGCCACAGGAGAGGACTGCAGGTGGGTGGTGCCTAACTTTAAGCCCCCTCCTGGCCTGACTGCATCCCCACCAGTCATTATTTATTAGGCAGCGTTTAAGCTTAGTGTGGAATAATGAGTTCAGGACTTCGGTGATATCCTCGAGGCCGTCATTAACTCGCATCCTGATTTTGCGGAGTTTGATGTGTCCCTGGGTCAACAAGGGAGGAGCTTGTGTTTCACCTCTAGCCGGTCACAATCTTCATCCTTTGACATCACTACATTAAAGTATGACATCATCACATTAAagtatgacatcaccacattaaTTAAAACCAGTGTTCTCTATTAAGCGGCAAGGTTATAATACTAATCATACAACAATAATACTAAAAATACaacaataatactaataataataatgaggcttgaaccaacaaccttctcatcacaagcacagaggcttaACTCCCTAAGCCACACAGCGCTGCTGGCTAAATGGCTGGTAGCCTtgagaaaaaaatgagaaaaaaaattgacaAATGTTGTGATGTCATCCCCCTCCTTGTTGACCCAGTGACACATCGAACTCGGCAAAAACAGGCTGTCCATCATTATCACCGACTGATCAGGGCTGGAGGTCTAAGTTGACTTCACTTAGACTTCATTAATATCGTTAGATGCCTGCGTGGTGTGTGAGATGCTTCATCAGCTGTCCTGCTGTTGCAGCATCCGTCAGTACAAGCTGGTGGTGCACAGTGATGTGAACATGAGCGAGGTGTACACAGGAGAGCTGTACCGCCTGAAGAGCTTCAAGAACCAGAAACCGTGAGTCCCAAGACCTCAGGGTCGGATCCTTTGACAATGTTTGAGAGCAAAATAAGGGAGacataagttgaaagttcgtaagtagaggagcttcTGTACAGGGTGAATGTTCCAATATGGCATTAGTGCttgaatattaatattattgtgCTGGCTTGTTCTACCTTGTTTCAAAATCAGGCCTTTCGATTCGAAGAATCCTTTCCTGGCCCCCGTTACCATGAACCAGAAGCTGAACAAAGGAGGCACTCGGCACCTGATGCACCTAGAACTTGACATCTCGGACTCCAAGATCAGGTACTGCACTCGGGAACTGGGATCATGCTGGGATCACCCTGGGATCATGCTGGGATCATGCTGGGATCACCCTCTTCTGTCTTCGCTCTGATTCCAGTTGATACAAAAGTGGCATCCAGTCAGTGACACTCTTCAGTATCCTGTTTATGTCCAAATGCCCAATAAATCTTGAAGCAGATACTGAAATAGCTAATCTAACTGTCCATTTCTGCAGATATGAATCGGGAGATCACGTCGCCGTTTACCCAATCAATGAAGTGTCAATAGTGAATAAGATTGGAGAGATCCTTGGCGTTGACCTTGACACAGTAATCTCTCTCAACAACCTTGATGGTAGGTCATGATTAATGTCCTTATTCCTTGTGTCAGTGATGCCACAGAGACCCAAGGTGTCCTCTGCTTGACATTAGTTGTGTCACCTGGAAACAGCCAGATTAAATAGCAATCAAGGAATCTGATAGCATTGGAAAGTTTGTATGGTGGCATTCAGATATGGTTTGTGGTCCCATCTACAGAGGAGTCCAATAAGAAGCACCCGTTCCCCTGCCCCACCACGTACCGCACAGCCCTGACACACTACCTGGACATCACC
Encoded proteins:
- the LOC125712662 gene encoding NADPH--cytochrome P450 reductase-like isoform X1, whose product is MTDPGTDISSSEPAAGEDPLSKSFYIFLLSLIVGFLVCWLVIRKKKDVMVTKSVPIQTPTSVHETSFIEKMKKTNKSIVVFYGSQTGTAEEFANRLSKDAQRYGMKGMAADPEEYDMSELRRLTEIEDSLVIFCMATYGEGEPTDNAQDFSVWLQETSVSLEGVNFAVFALGNKTYEHYNAMGKFVDRRLAELGARRIFDLGLGDDDANMEEDFVSWREQFWPAVCEHFGVEATGEDCSIRQYKLVVHSDVNMSEVYTGELYRLKSFKNQKPPFDSKNPFLAPVTMNQKLNKGGTRHLMHLELDISDSKIRYESGDHVAVYPINEVSIVNKIGEILGVDLDTVISLNNLDEESNKKHPFPCPTTYRTALTHYLDITNPPRTNVLYELAQYATDPKDQEKMRKMASSSSEGKALYQTWVLESQRNILAVLEDMPSLRPPADHLCELLPRLQARYYSIASSAMVLPNSVHICAVVVEYKTKTGRINRGVATNWLKNKVATDNGHKSTVPMYVRKSQFRLPFKASSPVVMIGPGTGIAPFIGFIQERAWLKQQGKDVGETVLYYGCRHMSEDFLYQEELEGYERSGVLTQLNVAFSRDQEHKVYVQHLMKRNKEHLWKLINADGAHVYVCGDARNMARDVQNVFCEIAEELGSLTHAQAVDYIKRLMTKGRYSQDVWS
- the LOC125712662 gene encoding NADPH--cytochrome P450 reductase-like isoform X3; translated protein: MKKTNKSIVVFYGSQTGTAEEFANRLSKDAQRYGMKGMAADPEEYDMSELRRLTEIEDSLVIFCMATYGEGEPTDNAQDFSVWLQETSVSLEGVNFAVFALGNKTYEHYNAMGKFVDRRLAELGARRIFDLGLGDDDANMEEDFVSWREQFWPAVCEHFGVEATGEDCSIRQYKLVVHSDVNMSEVYTGELYRLKSFKNQKPPFDSKNPFLAPVTMNQKLNKGGTRHLMHLELDISDSKIRYESGDHVAVYPINEVSIVNKIGEILGVDLDTVISLNNLDEESNKKHPFPCPTTYRTALTHYLDITNPPRTNVLYELAQYATDPKDQEKMRKMASSSSEGKALYQTWVLESQRNILAVLEDMPSLRPPADHLCELLPRLQARYYSIASSAMVLPNSVHICAVVVEYKTKTGRINRGVATNWLKNKVATDNGHKSTVPMYVRKSQFRLPFKASSPVVMIGPGTGIAPFIGFIQERAWLKQQGKDVGETVLYYGCRHMSEDFLYQEELEGYERSGVLTQLNVAFSRDQEHKVYVQHLMKRNKEHLWKLINADGAHVYVCGDARNMARDVQNVFCEIAEELGSLTHAQAVDYIKRLMTKGRYSQDVWS
- the LOC125712662 gene encoding NADPH--cytochrome P450 reductase-like isoform X2; this translates as MGCTYSVSRERQALADRTPTSVHETSFIEKMKKTNKSIVVFYGSQTGTAEEFANRLSKDAQRYGMKGMAADPEEYDMSELRRLTEIEDSLVIFCMATYGEGEPTDNAQDFSVWLQETSVSLEGVNFAVFALGNKTYEHYNAMGKFVDRRLAELGARRIFDLGLGDDDANMEEDFVSWREQFWPAVCEHFGVEATGEDCSIRQYKLVVHSDVNMSEVYTGELYRLKSFKNQKPPFDSKNPFLAPVTMNQKLNKGGTRHLMHLELDISDSKIRYESGDHVAVYPINEVSIVNKIGEILGVDLDTVISLNNLDEESNKKHPFPCPTTYRTALTHYLDITNPPRTNVLYELAQYATDPKDQEKMRKMASSSSEGKALYQTWVLESQRNILAVLEDMPSLRPPADHLCELLPRLQARYYSIASSAMVLPNSVHICAVVVEYKTKTGRINRGVATNWLKNKVATDNGHKSTVPMYVRKSQFRLPFKASSPVVMIGPGTGIAPFIGFIQERAWLKQQGKDVGETVLYYGCRHMSEDFLYQEELEGYERSGVLTQLNVAFSRDQEHKVYVQHLMKRNKEHLWKLINADGAHVYVCGDARNMARDVQNVFCEIAEELGSLTHAQAVDYIKRLMTKGRYSQDVWS